A window of the Emys orbicularis isolate rEmyOrb1 chromosome 1, rEmyOrb1.hap1, whole genome shotgun sequence genome harbors these coding sequences:
- the IL2RA gene encoding interleukin-2 receptor subunit alpha, giving the protein MELVFLFLWGLLRSGEATGHGNGKCSTPHYIEFAEITIDRIMVGSKVRYKCEAGYRRIPGESNFIVCTNDTGLIHWTTKASVCERDSGATSQQSERKPENPVTIVPSDTAGYCGIPSPVEHATPRVTHYAMGQELRYKCLSGYNARPTTSDISTCKEERGKTFWTRLSLLCTNDSRSGEEMTQPIPITDTSDLFHVPSVMFPVTVAVSAVFPIIFIILGWIIVPKLWRWRSLTEDVKIEKTKSILITAARVEMENEEEAHRLKSNM; this is encoded by the exons ATGGAGCTCGTTTTTCTTTTCTTGTGGGGCTTGCTCCGATCCGGAGAGGCAACTGGACATGGAAATG GGAAGTGCTCCACCCCACACTACATTGAGTTTGCTGAGATTACCATTGACAGGATCATGGTGGGCAGCAAGGTGCGATACAAGTGTGAAGCTGGCTATAGAAGGATACCTGGGGAGAGTAACTTTATTGTCTGTACTAATGATACTGGGCTTATTCACTGGACCACAAAAGCTTCTGTATGTGAAC GGGACTCCGGGGCTACTTCACAACAGTCAGAAAGAAAACCTGAGAATCCAGTCACCATAGTGCCATCTGACACTGCAG GTTATTGTGGGATACCCAGCCCTGTGGAACATGCCACACCTAGGGTGACACATTATGCCATGGGTCAGGAACTGCGTTACAAGTGTCTGAGCGGTTATAATGCTCGACCCACAACCTCTGATATCAGCACATGTAAGGAAGAGCGTGGGAAAACCTTCTGGACAAGGCTAAGTCTGCTGTGCACTAATGACAGCAGGAGTGGAGAAGAGATGACCCAACCGATTCCAATAACAG ATACATCAGATCTGTTCCATGTCCCATCAGTGATGTTTCCTGTCACAG TTGCTGTCTCTGCTGTCTTCCCAATCATTTTCATCATTTTGGGGTGGATCATCGTACCGAAACTATG GAGATGGAGGAGTTTGACAGAAGACGTAAAGATTGAAAAGACAAAGTCCATTCTAATAACAGCAGCAAGAGTGGAAATGGAGAATGAGGAGGAAGCTCACAGACTAAAATCCAACATGTGA